Proteins from a single region of Equus asinus isolate D_3611 breed Donkey unplaced genomic scaffold, EquAss-T2T_v2 contig_51, whole genome shotgun sequence:
- the LOC139044012 gene encoding basic proline-rich protein-like, which translates to MAGGPKALRSGRSPPWRRGFGSPPLTRRPFGPPTNARLPGLPQHTRAPPLAAFLARPGLALCALAAAPGSRPLHARLSTPPASPPAAARAWRASPGRLPSASGHWQPTLAGHSARAPALPLTHPPPTGPRAGTGLRAPSFRLAPLPSARAAMGGVRAPSPSHSAPTHSRLPLPHPTPPTPPHPTDPREQKRLHGSPSDFCLAHSASLGAPRLRNGRHTVQHAVLSRPRPPGPPILSTPCSGRRPHRYIWVACGAPPRLSRGLARAHMPASRAPRSPAFCSPAHHSALPARALPRHAGPNPAAGSRRTVTEPSDPSPTRRRAHGRRPSPVCRAGASEPKPTTTRRRASSAGGPPAGSHSAKRHCSSKTALLPRHQRGAGTLAGEPSARAQAPGSGPSGLLALSAAQRGDRAALPSLRLHGLCTAATPAQPSPAQPCPALPCPALPCPFTLLSSGEPRRWRPAPATRRLAAGSPPPRGLGRAHVGSSGAVARHRSPPLDGARRGPGQARGSSGRRGRVAAALGRTQGGMGRGPPRSVAAPPPRRTGARAPPGLPVAPPPTAAPGALQRPRSLSSSCPVRQPTGSDGGDGPAIPGVGYAAVALPAGDVPLSRSDPRLLPEGPQSHPPPPCRPRGLAAPGPCLAARSRKPRTSLRARGAHLAHPGLPPHATHRGSPPGPPSS; encoded by the exons atggccggCGGTCCTAAGGCGCTGCGTTCGGGTCGCAGTCctccctggaggcgtgggttcggATCCCCGCCTCTGACACGCCGACCTTTCGGCCCgccaaccaacgcccgcctaccaGGCCTCCCGCagcacacccgagcgccgcccttggccgccttcctggcccggcccgggctggcgctctGTGCCCTGGCCGCCGCGCCAggctccaggcccctacacgcacgcctctccaccccacccgcttctccGCCCGCCGCTGCGCGCGCCTGGCGCGCCAGCCCAGGGAGGCTGCCCAGCGCCTCGGGACACTGGCAACCGACGCTTGCCGGccacagcgcgcgcgcccccgccctcCCGCTCACGCACCCGCCGCCCACCGGACCCCGCGCGGGGACgggacttcgcgccccatcgttccgCCTCGCTCCCCTTCCCTCCGCGCGGGCCGCGATGGGGGGGGTTCGCgcgccctccccctcccactccgCTCCCACTCACtcccgcctccccctcccccaccccaccccacccaccccaccccaccccaccgaCCCTCGTGAGCAAAAGCgcctccacgggtcaccctccgacttctgcctggcgcacagcgcctcgcttggagcgccacgcctgcgcaacgggcggcacaccgtccaacacgctgtcctttcccggccccggccgccgggcccgcccatcctctccacaccctgctcggGTCGCCGTCCCCACCGCTACATCtgggtggcctgtggtgccccACCACGACTTtctcggggcctcgcccgggcgcacatgcctgcctcccgggccccacgcagcccggccttctgctcgccagcccaccacagcgccctccctgcacgggcACTGCCCCGGCACGCGGGCCCCAACCCGGCGGCTGGCTCCCGGAGGACCGTGACCGAGCCCTCGGATCCGTCGCCCACACGccgtcgggcccacggccggaGGCCAAGCCCCGTCTGCCGCGCGGGCGCCTCGGagcccaaacccacgacgacacgacggcgcgcctcctccgcgggcggcccgccggccggcagccactctgccaagcGGCACTGCTCctccaagaccgcgctcctgcctcgccaccaacgcgGAGCCgggacccttgcgggcgagccgtcggccagagcgcaggcgccaggctcgggcccctcgggtctcttggccctgagcgccgctcagcggGGCGACCGagcggcgctccccagcctgcggctccacGGCCTTTGCACCGCGGCcactcccgcccagcccagccctgcccagccctgcccagccctgccctgccctgccctgccctgccctttcACCCTGCTCTCGTCCGGCGAGCCGCGCCGTTGGCGGCCCGCGCCGGCCACGCGCCGGCTCGCCGcgggaagcccgccgcccaggggacttgggcggGCCCACGTGGGGTCGTCGGGCGccgtcgcccgccacagatcgccgcccctgGATGGCGCTCGGCGCGGGCCCGGGCAGGCGCGTGGCTCCTCCGGCCGGCgcggcagggtcgcggcggccctgggccggacacaaggcggGATGGGCCGGgggccgccccgctctgtcgcggctcctccgcctcggcgcacaggtgcccgcgcgcctccgggtctccctgtCGCACCCCCTCCTAccgccgcccccggcgccctCCAGaggccccgcagcctctcttccagctgccccgtccgccagccgactggctcggatggaggagatggccccgcgatc CCCGGCGTGGGTTACGCGGCGGTGGCACTGCCGGCCGGAGACGTGCCGCTCTCTCGGAGTGACCcccgccttctcccggagggtcccca atctcacccgccgccaccgtgccggccaaggggcctggccgccccgGGCCCCTGCCTggcggcccgttcccgcaagccccgcacctccctccgggcccgcggcgctcacctcgcacacccgggactccctcctcacgccacccaccgcggCTCACCGCCGGGCCCGCCCTCTTCCTAG
- the LOC139044013 gene encoding collagen, type I, alpha 1b-like — translation MGRESRPRPIAAPPRLGAQVPPRLRVSLLRTPLPTAPAPGARREPRGLCFRLPRPPTGSDGGDGPAGPVTRVAEAGGGAAGAAPDLTAATVPARARPPGPLPGGLASPAPLLSGPRRSARTRDSSSATTAAHRDRPLFLGSAAVPRPPDPRAGSTHRDRRLLPGTVSPPPHAPARHPAGPVEELPRARRGRTLCPPRSALAQGERLRQVSVGPAAASCRSSAPGPPLCLGRNRSLDECSAPPALTGGAPGQSRQGAELSPPGRPQGEDGCGAGGMGVGGRRGGEETPSKESPLGGEGVGRSKSSERRPGPQPGTAGVAEATGRKRWPPRHVRPQPLPTCLPVAFPERPPAAPCSVLLRGGLVSWPTDGRVEGVTGPSPPPWGAAALGSHARDPDAPGAQSPGPRDTQRAQDPAGGGGKAAGALAGGRADGDTGLGRWRPVQGDPARPPPAPPAPAPTGGPTSGGTKGRLGGRESCRGRAGAAGGGESSARAGGRRRGLRRPAAAAGEAAPSHRGRGRAASEEEEEGRAWGGGGDPGGSYARPTHHQRRGPACRTPGPGLAPQRSGRRARAAAAAWRRPPDAPPARRARAATNRRPAPAPARARRPSSAGTDRLWGASLPATRPAIPRRDRPAKAPAGRPPSHRPARPSPSPRAARRAAARTEGTARRPSRRALCGCARVARRVACEGPVRQPLGADGTASACETEKHALGRAERPPPGERGPRGGGPSGTGKARVDGLRLAGGGAGRPGGAGGRAPAGAKKGPAGTPGRPDAERRQPPRDVLPPRRGRLGPDSRQQAGIYTILGTAAAAPAPGRSPAACRRRPPPSRACPPPVPGTCFRASDPTAKRPRHPAKRPAAITRPPTARPALAAAAAGGWKCRVCAASCLPCGRAAREGALSKKGQRRREGGRARATTLSRPAPGGGRRGGGGVGRASPLQPCSPLSRRGASRP, via the exons atctcaccgCCGCCACCGTGCCGGCCAGGGCGCGGCCGCCCGGGCCCCTGCCTGGCGGCCTCGCAAGCCCCGCACCGCTCCTCtcgggcccgcggcgctccgctcgcacccgggactcctcctccGCCACCACCGCGGCTCACCGCGACCGGCCACTCTTCCTGGGGTCCGCAGCTGTGCCGCGGCCCCCCGACCCGCGTGCGGGGAgcacccaccgggaccgacgcctcctTCCGGGCACCGTCTCCCCGCCCCCGCACGCGCCCGCCCGGCACCCGGCCGGGCCCGTGGAGGAGCTTCCCCGCGCTCGGCGGGGACGCACCCTATGCCCACCGAGAAGCGCCTTGGCACagggagaacggctccgtcaagtcagcgtggggcccgcggcagcttcctgccgctcatcggctcccggccctcccctctgcctcggccggaaccggtccctggacgAATGCTCAGCTCCGCCCGCGCTCACCGGCGGCGCGCCCGGCCAGTCGCGGCAAGGGGCAGAGCTGTCTCCGCCGGGACGGCCGCagggagaagatggatgcggggctggagggatgggcgtgggtggacgccgaggcggggAAGAGACGCCGTCCAAGGAGTCCCCGCTCGGTGGGGAGGGCGTGGGGAGGAGCAAGAGTTCCGAGAGACGCCCCGGCCCGCAGCCTGGGACGGCGggcgtcgctgaggccactggaagaaaacgctggccaccccgCCACGtgcgcccccagcccctccccacctgcttgcccgtggcgtttccggaacggcctcctgcagctccctgctctgtcctcctccgcggcgggctggtctcgtggccgacggacggacgggtcgaaggggtcactggcccatctccgcctcccTGGGGCGCGgcggccctcggctcccacgcgcgggacccagacgcccctggcgcccaatcgcccgggccccgggacacgcagcgggcccaggacccggcaggcggcggcgggaaagctgccggcgccttggctggcggGAGGGCGGACGGGGacacaggtctcggcaggtggcgaccggtccagggagaccccgCCCGCCCtccgcccgcacccccagccccagcccccaccggcggccccacctcgggagggaccaaggggcggcttgggggccgcgagAGCTGTCGCGGCCGGGCCGGAGCTGCGGGGGGGGGAGAGTCGAGCGCGCGtgcggggggccggcggcgggggcTGCGGCGGCCCGCGGCTGCGGCGGGAGAGGCGgcccccagccaccgaggaagagggcGGGCggcgtccgaggaggaggaggaggggagggcgtGGGGGGGCGGCGGGGACCCGGGGG gcagctatgctcgcCCTACTCACCACCAACGCCGCGGCCCGGCCTGCCGAACGCCgggcccggggctcgcgccacaaCGGTCCGGCCGccgcgcgcgcgccgccgccgccgcctggcgccgGCCGcccgacgccccgcccgcccgccgcgcgcgcgcggccaccaaccgccgccccgcgccagcgccggcccgcgcgcggcggccctcgtccgccgggacggaccgcctctggggcGCCTCGCTGCCGGCCACCCGGCCCGCCATTCCCCGCCgcgaccgccccgccaaagccccggccgggcgcccgccctcccaccgtccggctcgccccagcccctctccacggGCTGCTCGGAgggcagctgcgcgcaccgaggGGACCGCCCGCCGCCCGTCCCGACGCGCGCTGTGCGGCTGTGCacgcgtcgcgcgtcgcgtcgcgtgCGAgggccccgtgcgccagccgctgggggcggaCGGAACTGCGTCGGCGTGCGAAACAGAGAAGCACGcgctcggccgtgccgaacgaccgccgcccggCGAGCGAGGGCCTCGGGGAGGGGGTCCCAGTGGGACAGGCAAGGCACGGGTTGacggcctgcgcctggctggaggcgGGGCAGGGCggcctggaggggctggagggcgggcGCCGGCCGGGGCGAAGAAGGGCCCTGCGGGGACGCCgggccggccggacgcagagcggcgccagccaccaagggacgtcttgcctccccgtcgggggAGGCTCGGGCCGGACTCCCGGCAGCAGGCGGGGATATATACTATACTAGGGACGGCGGCGGCCGCGCCGGCGCCCGGacgctctccggctgcctgccgacgccgacccccgccctcgagggcctgcccgccaccggtgcccggcacgtgcTTTCGCgcatccgacccgacagccaagcgaccgcgtcatccagcaaagcggcccgcggccaTCACCCGgcccccgaccgcgcgcccggccctggcggcggcggcggccggcggctggaaatgccgagtctgcgccgcctcttgcctcccgtgcggtCGCGCCGCGAGGGAAGGAGCCCTCTCGAAGAAGGGCCAGCGGCGGCGAGAGGGGGGGCGCGCGCGGGCGACGACACTGTCCCGGCCGGCGCCggggggtgggcgacggggcggcggcggggtgGGCCGGGCGAGTCCGCTTCAGCCTTGCTCACCGCTCAGCCGGCGCGGCGCGTCCCGTCCGTGa